In the genome of Pangasianodon hypophthalmus isolate fPanHyp1 chromosome 15, fPanHyp1.pri, whole genome shotgun sequence, the window ctagaACTtttgacagagctgctgttatagaacattaatcaacaccttctgactaatcagactGCAGAATTCAATTGAGCTGTGATATAATGGCAAGgacaaactccctgagatgacatgagaaagaaaccttgaggaaCCAAACTCAAACAGAACCCATTCCTCACCAATGATTtgctgttaagaccattaaaagcttaacatTTACCATTTTGGCCTTGGCCCAAAGTATACAGCTTTGTTTAAAATGCTACCAAGCTTGTTTTAAAGAGCATGAAATGTTTGAGTTTACATTAGAATAGAGGTTACACCCCAATTCTCTCGAACATGAACATGTACACACCTTGTAATCCATTGTCTCGAAGGGTGAGGTGAGCGGAGGGCCGCTGGCTCCCACCAGTGAGAACTTTCAGACGGGGCTCGGCTGTTTGTCTTTCTATGAGAAATATAGAGGGCCAAGCAGAACACAGGCAAATTGAAAATTTGGaatttagttatttgtttaatgtgtgtgtctgtgtcaggTGGCATGGAAAGCTTGTTttgaaatgatgtaaaaacagCTATTATATCTCAGGCTCTACAGATAAAAGATTACCTTGAAAGATGTGCTGAGagatgatgttttctgtaaccTAAGCGAGAAATCAGAAAAGCTGCTCAGATTtgcaacaacaataaaaacatgtaagAAGAGTGAGAGTAAGCGTGAATATCATTTTTGTTGACCTCCTTAAAATTAGTGTGATCAAATGTCTCTCTTcatcttcacaaaaaaaaaatctactaatCTAAATGTGATGGAAAAGGATCTACATCCAGGAAATTTTAACACTGCCCAAGGACAATAGAGCTCAGCAGGAGTCTGGGGCTTTCACAGTGCCTCATAACAACATTCAAGACACGTTTATCTTCTCAGAATCAGGCACAGAGCCTCTGAGAAAACAAAAGCCACAAGGACTGCAGGCAAATTCCTGCCAACAGCACAAAGAAGTGCTGACATCATAAGTGATCGACTTTCCTTCATGGCCACATATCAAATATTCAAGAAAGTTTTCCAAAGTATAGACCATttccagagaaagagagagagagagagagagagagagagagaaaacaaaccaaactgGAAAGTGAAACAttgaagagagagatgaaattTCAGTGTGGAGGATAAGAAGTCCCACTTGATTTTCTGATACCCCAAAAAGCTGGCTTGCACATTTAACAAGTGCAGCCAAACTAAACTGCTAGATACCTGAGTAAACAAAACACAGGCCATGCTCTCAAAGATAAATCTTTTCATAAATATTGTTCTGTTCTGGGGTAGTGTAGTGTTGCCgtctcacagcttcagggtctccAGTTCAATCCTAAGCTTGAGTTACCCCGAATTCACACTGGACATGTTGCATAAGCATTGCGTCAAGAGTTGCATCAAGCCCTAATTCAATTCACTGTCAACTTAGTTGCATTTCTGTACAAGCTACTGacagcagaaagagaaacaatcTATTTCTGGGTTTTTTGGACATGATTATCAGTTATGAGTGGGTAgagtccctggaggactagtggttaggccacagcgctctcactgctgtggcctggattcgattcctggccagggaaccaaccccaacCGCTGaggttgtgtgcaacagtgcgctctcagtgccggtcccaagcccggataaaactggggagggttgcatcaggaagggcatccagcgtatatattaaaaaaaataaaaaataaaaaaatactgtgccaaatcaaatatgcagaccaatgatccactgtggcgacccctaacagtagcagccaaaagaagaataACAACAGCATCAGTTATGCGTGAGTGAATttatatttctgattttttttgttttgagagaGATATTAAcggtttaatttttaataattaatgttataaGCATAGTTCACGAGCTACCAGAAGCCCTAGCcaaaagaaaacaccccctgCAGCCAAGCCTAGCTTTTAGTTCCCTGTATAAATGTCCCTCAGCTTGTAAATAACATTGCTACACAGGATTATAAAATAGGATATAAGGTGAGGAAATCGAATCCACCATAGCAGGTATGCAGCTACTTAAAGTACACCAAAATGTCCTGAAGAGGGCACTAATATAAACAGACTGGATGTAAAGcaccttaaataaaaaaagaaaagaagaagagctCTCATTGGTGAGTTTGATCTCAAGCCTTCATTTTATTCATAGCGATCTGTAATTATAAAACCTTTAACCTAAAACTATGACATGAGCCAGTAGGTCCCTGAATAACCATtatacagtgtttgtgtttatgttctttCCCACTGTTGGTATCATAGTGTACAAGCACTTTGCTGTGCAGCTACAGGTTGCACAAGCATGATGCATGATGCTTTGTAGatcatgattttaaataaagtgcacagcATATACAGTGTGAGTTTGTGATTTCAATcggtttttattgtatttatgcttcagtctcacacacacaagcgaaAAGAATAAGCTCAAAGCATAAAACAAGAGGAGCATTGCATGCAAGCTGGAATTTGACACTTCACTGACGTGTGACTAACACAACCAGTGTGAACTGAAATCCCTCTTAAAATGCAACTGAATGAGGTCTTGATGCAATGCATGATGTGGCGCTACATGTGACATGATGTGACATCTAATGTGTAAACGAGTTTGTGATGGATTGTGATCACGatttaaatacaattaattGTCCAGCCCCAGtaagaaacacaaaatgtatCCACATGTACCTTGGATATATAAGTCTTAATTCCTTCAGCCAGTCTGATACATGGTTCACCAAAGAGCTGCACCAGACCATCCGGCACCTCCTGATCTTTCTCCAGAGCGTTCAGCAGCCCAAGACAGCGCAGCTCCTCAGACACACCCTGACTCCGGGCCTGCCCATCCACAAGAAAGAAGCATGAGAAACAGGGTTAAAAACAAACTTACGCAAAGGACTATGTGATCATTCACAGTGCACATGGATTGAAACAAAGAGCTGTTTAGAGCGTAACTAAGAAAACATGCTCATTGTGTGAGCAGATGTGCTGAGCTGCATGCAACCCTCCCTTCTGAGGAATCCACACTGCAGCACATCCAGAAATGTCATCACAACGAAACTGTAATAGAAACACCGCCATGAAATGACATAAACATGTTGTGAGCTGGATGGAAGACTCAGTTCTGTTATTGCTTGTGTGGTGATGTTAACCAGGCATGGGTGATAAGGGTGCAAGTGAGATTGAAAACACATTTTCCAGGGTTTTTAGGCCAAAACTCCCTTAATTCTCATATCTGACAGTGATGTTAAAGAGGAACATCTGTAAGCTGATCTCCTTAGTTATTCCGTGTTTCCTGTGCATCACTGGGGTAATCAGGGCGTTTATATAACAATGGTGTCTTTATTGCTTCTTTCCATTTGTCTTTGTTCGTTAAGGTATTTGTATAATAACGGCATGTTTCGGGGTAAACACTGAGCACTGACACCATCTTAGTTCCATCTTAGCTTTGTTCCATAtaatgtttgtaaaaatgttatttataacaAGATATTTAGTGTTTCGtgtcattattaattttaattattgtgtaattattaatagtgaaaaaaaataacacaagttAAATAGTCTGCATCTCCCGTACTAAATCTGAAaagtaaataaggaataaaacatggaggGGTGTgatggtataggaaaataaccaatgaCAGGGTGGTATAATAACCACCTGACGGAAtgcagagttactgtaaccaTCCCAAagttaacagcatgtcctgaagtgtttattcctctgattccacagcaatttgccaaatatTACAATGATTACACTGcatattttcttcttttatagtcacctttaatgttgtgtaatgttcgcaaaacaagttagtaccTGCTATCATTTATGTTAAACTCAtaggttgccaggtttcagcaaaatttccagcccaactacatctcaaaaagcACACAAAGGAGATGAAACTATCCCTCCTTCCCACACCCGAAGCAAACAAAAAGGCATTCGCAAAAGGGAAAAGTGAGATATTTGTcttctttttaatatatttaataaatttaataggtttaattccaattatttgcgGTAAAACAAGATctttagtatttttaaactagcctaAAACCATGAGCCTGGCAAGCCTGTCCAtaactgtcctgtctgctgctcctcctcctccactgtaaataaatgttcGTAGAGTAAGAATGGGGTAGCGTGATTCCTGTCCCAGTGGGCCTCTAGTAGCACATGGTGCACTTCCCATTGAGAGAGCACTGCCCCTTtagtatttcaatggaatttaCAGTgcatggagttgtgaatgaggactttaggAAGATTATCATTTATTGAAAGGCCGATTAACTGTATCTGCCCCTGTGGATGAATCACCACTGGATaaaatagctataaacagtcatctcCTCACTAGCTTCACTATGTTCTCCCCCAACTAACCCCGAAGTTAGtgtctttagttttgcattaGAACTATGAGGCTGATCTTTCCAGCAAcattaacagaaaaaacaacaacaacaacaacaacatatatAGTAATTTCCAGTTCAGCGTCATGCAAACAGCAAGTCACCAGCCTTTCACTTTAATAAACAACCGCATATGAAAATAACATATAACAGTTCTGCTTCCCGTTTGTTTGGGTGATTGTTTTAACAGCCGTATCTCTGTGGGAATGTCAGTTACTTGTAGCTGTAGTCATAGTTTTGCTCCCCAAGTCCTGTGGTTTTAGCAAGGTCAGACTATTTACAGGATGGTTATGCATTATGTACACAGAGTTAAGTGTTCCTTCATTGCAGCCAAGCATTAGGTTGTGGATTTccactgaaaaacaaatgaagtaaTGAAATCTGACCATATTAAGCTGCCATAAAAACATCTTGTTTTAGTTAAGTATCTGCATGAAGTGAGGAactctttatattttttgtggGAACTTTCTGAAGCTACCATGACACCTTTATTTGCAATGAATCACAAGAGCAAGATGTGCTTGAACATCCTGATCTTGAAACTTATTGAGTTAGTGCTTTCTAATGAAATGGAAAACTAGGCAGAATTAGttttttacaaatacattatgAATATACATTATGTAACTTGTGTTCCAGGGAAGTATAATTAGATCAGTGTTGGATAATTTCCCCACAGAGTACTACAAGCATTTGTCAGAAAGCAGAGGTTTGTTCTAATAAGTGTACACAAAAGCACAGAGATAATAACAATGCAGTGTTTTCAGTTGAGcaattaattgtgtgtgttaatgatgaGAATGCAAGCAAGGAAAGAAGTTTGGAAACAACAAATATTTCTGCAATGCAGAAAGGTGAAAGTTTGTCCAGTTCTGTTCAAATAATTATGGCAACTTGTTTGCAAGCAAGCCTTGGTGCAAATGCACCTCAAATCCTAAATCTGCTGTCAGGAATAAAGGGATGGATTTTACCTGAGCCACTGACATATTGAGATAGACGAATAATCCAGTAGTCGAGGCGACTTGAAGAACAACCATGACTACAAACACGGTGGTTATCCATAACTTGGAAGGCGCTTCCATGGGTATTTTCGGTCGAGCCATGATGAATGAGCTCGACTCGCTGCACACAGATCTCACATAATCAGAGTCGGAGTTGGCCTCGGATGCCAGCGCGTTCCTTTCGGATGACTGCTCCTCACTGCCTTCAGAAGAGCCTGCTGGAGGCACAGACACTCCATCCATCTCACTGTCCAGTACTGACGAGCACAAAGCTCATATCTAAGCTGTCTGCGGGATGGAGACTAAACCCCATGGCACAACCCCGGACGCACGGCGCAGCGCCAGGCTGTCCAATCCACACCGCGCCTGCTCCATATGCAGCTGGGTATTTCCTTTACAAACTAGTGTAGTTTGAATTACAAAATCCAACACCTGCCCTTAGAATTCCATTTCTGCCTATTTTCAAGTATATGtttcctgttcttttctcagtagaTTACTACAAGGAAGCATGTTAAAATTACAGGAGGAATAGCACATGGTTCTTCCAGTCTCCAcctgggtttcttccaggttttcctgtttcctcccacatccccaaaaaaaaaaaatgccagtaaTTGGACTGGATCAGATACTTTTCCACTAGGTGAGAATGAGtctgtgcatggtgccctgtgatgggctggcttcccatccaggatgtattcccgcttcacacccagtattcctgggacagtctccggatccaccgccatcctgcccaggataaagcgcttattgAAAGAGAATGAGTAATAGCAGTTCAATAGGAAGGGATATGGATTCATGATGTGAGAATGTTGTGAGTGTACACATAGTTGCCAGTAATTTCTAACTTATTTACTTTTCATAATTACTTTAAATGTATAgtaaataattgtaatcatttCAGTAGAAGTGATGAAGAATAGTGATgtagaagaagtagaagaattTCTTACATTGTAGCCTATAACAGAGCAGATACTGtaatccagtacatttgctcatttggctgatgcttttttttttttttttttttttttgaaaagcagCATACAGTTGAGGAAGGATACTGATCAGAaagttaagggtcttgctcaaggacccagtGCTTTACTAAACCAACAATTTTACTAGCATATAAAGCTTAGCACACACAGGGTTTGTATTCGCTTAAAATagtcaataaaataaagagcacaaaAATGATCCACTAATTTGCAGATGTCGACACAAGCagaatttttaccatttttaccTCACCCCTGCCAAAAACATTAGATATCCCATTATGCATTGCTTTTGCTGGTATTTTACTGCAAACCAGTGCATTTCTCTAAATGCTTAATCGTTTAAAGTACAAccctgtaaaaataataaaactgtattttgctgtaaaataaatactgtaaatttacagcaattttttaaaGCGTAGGTATTCAAATGTTATTTTCACTGTGTTTGAAACACTGGCAGGACATTCATGCCTTTATGACTAACCAGTTCATGaaagcataaataataaatctctatttcatatcatttcttTTGGCAGGAATATATTTTAACTTTAAAGAAATCCTATATTCCCGCCTCCAGTCTGGTGACCTAATTactatttttgcattaatgactGTTGGTAGTATCACTTAATTTAGTGTCTGTTGGTCATATCATTTAATTTAGATATCCCTTGTAATAAATCATTCAATATAATTGGAAGGTAAATAGGAAAATCCCCTATTTTTATGTGTTATTGAACACCTCATTCCAAagttggtccccctttgctgttacaataacctccactcttacAGGAAGGCTTTTGACTAGAtattggagtgtggctgtgggaatttctgccttagtgaggtcaggcactgatgtcgggcgaggagACCCGGGACGCAGTCGCATTCCAAATCAAtccaaaggtattcagtggggttgaggtcagggctctgttcaGGCCACTGAACGTCTTCCACTCCATCCCTGGCACATCATGTCTTTCTGGACctcgcattgtgcacaggggcattgtcattcaGGAGCATGTTTGGGCtcttagttccagggaaggaaaattgtaatgctacagcatacaacgACATCCTCTACAACTGCATcgaggcaacagtttggggaagaaccacatacagtACGGGTGTGATAGTCAAGTGTCCACTAATtcaaccaggataaagtggtcaAGTAtggttttacatttacaagtaTGCTTTTACGTATgtctcttaaaaaaaacagatagacatcctgcaaataaatacaaaaaaaaaaaaatccaaattaaggtttgtggttagcactgttgccctGCACCTCCAAGGTTGGTGGTTTGAATCCCCCTTATGCCCTGTGTGGACAGAGCTTGCATGtcctccctgtgctttgggagtttcctccattttcctcccccctgtccaaagacatgcactgtaggctgattggcatttccaaattgtccgtagtgtgtgaatgtgtgtgctttgggggtttcctccccctgtccaaagacatgcattgtaggctgatttgcatttccagattgtccgtagcgtgtgaatgtgtgtgcgattgtgccagcaatgggttggcacccctcCATGGTGTCCCTCACCttgttccctgggataggctccaggctacctgtgaccctgtgtaggatggatggatggatggatggatggttttaCCATAGAGTATCTTGCATAAGTAtgaatttttacacattttgtaatgttacaacctggaaataaaatgcaatataaaaacaatttagaacaaaaatgctgtttgtattgttttgttttgttttcattcctttttatgcagaaggcaaaaaaattatatgtatttatgtatttcctAAAACATACACATAACTGTATAGTATGTAGACAGTGTTTTAACGACCTTCCCAGCAATTTCCCTCCTCAACGCTCTAAACACACCGCTTCAGTAGGCGGCGCTAAAGCGCCACAAAATGGCGCCTCAACTGCCATGAAACAGGAAGAAGAGCTGCGTTGCTTAGCGACAGTCAGCTGAAACAGCTGGCGGGAAAAACGGCGAGTTGTTTCGAAGTTCTCAACTCGGATAAATGAgtttaataaaactttataattgtattttgactatatttaaaaaaaaaacattttggttgTTAAGTGAACTGCTTTCACAATGGCACCAGTTAGAATTAAACATGTTGTCTCGTTCACGTCAGAGGTAAGCGctaatgt includes:
- the tnfsf10l3 gene encoding tumor necrosis factor (ligand) superfamily, member 10 like 3, giving the protein MDGVSVPPAGSSEGSEEQSSERNALASEANSDSDYVRSVCSESSSFIMARPKIPMEAPSKLWITTVFVVMVVLQVASTTGLFVYLNMSVAQARSQGVSEELRCLGLLNALEKDQEVPDGLVQLFGEPCIRLAEGIKTYISKVTENIISQHIFQERQTAEPRLKVLTGGSQRPSAHLTLRDNGLQGPTSLTPQRDLHQSCRHPVRSWGNQSFGSHLHNMTVSNGRLRIPQTGRYYLYAQVYFRYLTLSSSEHQSSSESQQVVQCVYKKTAYAQPIQLLKGVGTKCWAPDSENALHSIYQGGMFELRAGDEIFVSVSSPTAVHAEDSSSYFGAFRFDL